The following is a genomic window from Cyanobacterium sp. T60_A2020_053.
TAAACGTACCAAGGCGGGCGCCATCTTCATGGTGACAGTTCCAGCAGTGATGATTAAATCAGCCTGACGGGGGCTAGAACGAGGTACGAGACCAAAACGATCAAAATCAAAACGAGAGCCAATCAGCGCCGCAAATTCGATGAAACAACAAGCCGTACCATAAAGCATAGGCCAAAGACTAGACAACCTAGCCCAGTTGTGAAGATCATCCACAGTGGTTAAGATAATATTTTCGGATAAATCCTGTGTTACCTGACTTCTAGCGATGGGATTAAGAAGTTTCTCTTTAGCGTTATTTTCGAGGGTAACTAAATCAGGGTTACTATTGCTCATAATAATTTTAGTTAAATTGCTTTACTTTCTCTTTTATTTTAACCTCAAGAGTTTTCTTCGTGAGGAATTGACGAAATACATTTAATAGAATTTCCTCCCTTTCTCCCTTTCTCCCCTTCTCCCGTGCTTCCCTTTCTCCCCTACCAAAACAAATAAATGTTGACTTCGATAATCAAACTTATGACCATTCCAAAGCGCCCTTGCGCCATGCGTAAACTAAGGCTACGACCAAAATGGCAATAAAAATTAACGCTTCAACGAAAGCGAGTAAACCGAGAGTATTAAAAGCCACCGCCCAAGGATAGAGGAAAACAGTTTCCACATCAAACACCACAAAAACGAGGGCAAACATATAATAACGGATATTAAACTGGATCCAAGCCCCCCCAATGGGTTCCATCCCTGATTCATAGGTAGTGCGTCTTTCTGGACCACCGGTAGCAGGACGTAATAATTTTGATGCTGTTAGTGCTAAAATTGGTACAAGACTACTAACCAATAAAAAACCTAAAAAGTATTCGTAACCATTAAGAACAAACATGAGTTAAGTTAAATTGTGTCAATTTATGATTAAATTTCATCTTGGTATATTATATGTTGTTTGTGTTAAAATCGGGCGCAATCATTTGAGTTATGAATTATGAGTTATGAATTATGAGTTATGAATTATGAGTTATGAATTATGAAGTTTTAAGCTAAGACGCATTTAACTTACCGTTTATACTAAGTCTTAAAAATAAC
Proteins encoded in this region:
- the ndhC gene encoding photosynthetic/respiratory NAD(P)H-quinone oxidoreductase subunit C → MFVLNGYEYFLGFLLVSSLVPILALTASKLLRPATGGPERRTTYESGMEPIGGAWIQFNIRYYMFALVFVVFDVETVFLYPWAVAFNTLGLLAFVEALIFIAILVVALVYAWRKGALEWS